Proteins from a single region of Paenibacillus sp. BIHB 4019:
- a CDS encoding DUF2264 domain-containing protein, which translates to MIGEKGTDSGERVRLAEERKYWVSELCRVAEPVLRLLAARELKKTMPVQSAAGQDRSDVTHLEALGRLLCGIAPWLEGSGGADEEEERLRQQYAELSRGAIAAGCDPESPDYMNFAEGYQPIVDTAFLAQAILRAPTELWDKLDAKAQKHVVQAFKLTRSRKPFAMNWLLFSAIIEAALYRMGESDWDPMRIDYALKQHEQWYVGDGAYGDGPSFHFDYYNSFVIQPMLVDIVAAVQGCYEDWDAMHASIKERAKRWAEVQERLISPEGTFPPLGRSLAYRCGAMQSLAQSALLGELPSSVTPAQARCALTAVIRRSLSVPGTFTADGWLTIGFCGSQPNIGEHYISTGSLYLCAAVFLPLGLAAEHPFWSGEPEDWTARKAWSGSFFTIDHALKG; encoded by the coding sequence TTGATTGGGGAAAAAGGTACGGATTCAGGCGAGAGAGTGCGGTTAGCGGAGGAACGCAAGTATTGGGTGAGCGAGCTATGCCGGGTTGCTGAGCCTGTGCTGCGTCTGCTTGCGGCTCGTGAGCTAAAAAAAACGATGCCCGTGCAGTCTGCTGCGGGACAGGACCGCTCTGATGTGACCCATCTGGAGGCGCTGGGCCGCCTTTTATGTGGAATAGCGCCCTGGCTTGAGGGCAGCGGCGGGGCAGACGAAGAGGAAGAGCGGCTGCGCCAGCAATATGCGGAGCTGTCTCGCGGCGCAATTGCCGCCGGCTGCGACCCGGAATCGCCTGATTATATGAATTTCGCTGAAGGCTACCAGCCGATTGTCGATACGGCGTTTCTGGCGCAGGCGATTTTACGTGCGCCGACGGAGCTTTGGGACAAGCTGGATGCCAAGGCGCAGAAGCACGTTGTCCAAGCTTTCAAACTAACCCGCTCGCGCAAGCCCTTCGCCATGAATTGGCTGCTTTTCTCCGCGATTATTGAAGCGGCCTTGTACCGCATGGGAGAAAGCGACTGGGACCCGATGCGCATTGATTACGCCCTTAAGCAGCATGAGCAGTGGTATGTCGGAGATGGGGCCTATGGTGATGGGCCATCGTTCCACTTCGACTATTACAACAGCTTTGTAATCCAGCCTATGCTCGTTGACATTGTAGCAGCCGTTCAAGGCTGCTATGAAGATTGGGATGCAATGCACGCGAGCATCAAGGAGAGAGCGAAGCGCTGGGCGGAGGTGCAGGAGCGGCTCATTTCGCCGGAGGGCACATTTCCGCCGCTGGGACGCTCGCTTGCGTACCGCTGCGGCGCCATGCAAAGCTTGGCGCAAAGTGCGCTGCTCGGCGAGCTGCCAAGCAGCGTAACTCCGGCGCAGGCGCGATGCGCATTAACAGCGGTTATCCGCCGCAGCCTGTCTGTGCCCGGCACATTTACAGCGGACGGCTGGCTGACCATCGGCTTTTGCGGCAGCCAGCCAAACATTGGCGAGCATTATATTTCCACAGGCAGCCTATATTTATGCGCGGCTGTGTTTCTCCCGCTGGGCCTTGCCGCCGAGCATCCCTTTTGGAGCGGCGAGCCTGAGGATTGGACAGCGCGCAAAGCGTGGTCAGGGTCCTTTTTTACAATTGATCATGCACTAAAGGGATAG
- the groL gene encoding chaperonin GroEL (60 kDa chaperone family; promotes refolding of misfolded polypeptides especially under stressful conditions; forms two stacked rings of heptamers to form a barrel-shaped 14mer; ends can be capped by GroES; misfolded proteins enter the barrel where they are refolded when GroES binds), producing the protein MAKDIKFSEDARRAMLRGVDALANAVKVTLGPKGRNVVLEKKFGSPLITNDGVSIAKEIELEDAFENMGAQLVKEVATKTNDVAGDGTTTATVLAQAMIREGLKNVTAGANPMVIRKGIEKAVKAAVEELQNIAKPIEGKQSIAQVAAISSADDEVGQLIAEAMEKVGNDGVITVEESKGFVTELEVVEGMQFDRGYISHYMVTDTDKMEAVLDNPYILITDKKITNIQEILPVLEKVVQSGKQLLIIAEDVEGEANATLVVNKLRGTFTCVAVKAPGFGDRRKAMLQDIAALTGGQVITEELGLELKSTTVEQLGSARQVRVTKENTIVVDGSGDASDIAARVSQIRTQLEETTSDFDREKLQERLAKLSGGVAVIKVGAATETELKERKLRIEDALNSTRAAVEEGIVSGGGTALINVYKAVAAVNAEGDEQTGVNIVLRSLEEPLRTIAANAGQEGSVIVERLKNEEIGVGYNAATGTWVNMFEAGIVDPAKVTRSALQNAASVAAMFLTTEAVVADKPEPKGAGGGMPDMGGMGGMGGMM; encoded by the coding sequence ATGGCAAAGGATATTAAATTTAGCGAAGACGCTCGCCGCGCAATGCTGCGTGGTGTAGATGCACTTGCAAATGCTGTAAAAGTTACACTCGGACCTAAAGGCCGCAACGTCGTGCTGGAGAAGAAATTCGGCAGCCCGTTGATCACGAACGATGGTGTATCCATCGCGAAAGAAATCGAGCTGGAAGATGCATTCGAGAACATGGGTGCACAGCTTGTTAAAGAAGTAGCAACAAAAACAAATGATGTTGCCGGTGACGGTACAACTACAGCTACTGTTTTGGCTCAAGCGATGATTCGCGAAGGTCTGAAAAACGTAACTGCTGGCGCTAACCCAATGGTTATCCGCAAAGGTATTGAAAAAGCGGTTAAAGCTGCAGTTGAAGAGCTGCAAAACATCGCTAAACCAATCGAAGGCAAACAATCCATCGCTCAAGTTGCGGCTATTTCTTCCGCTGACGATGAAGTGGGCCAACTGATTGCAGAAGCTATGGAAAAAGTGGGCAACGACGGCGTTATTACTGTTGAAGAGTCGAAAGGCTTTGTAACGGAGCTTGAAGTGGTTGAAGGTATGCAATTCGACCGTGGATACATCTCCCACTACATGGTTACTGACACAGACAAAATGGAAGCTGTTCTGGATAACCCGTATATCCTGATCACTGACAAAAAAATTACAAACATTCAGGAAATTCTTCCTGTGCTTGAGAAAGTCGTTCAATCCGGCAAACAGCTTCTGATCATTGCAGAAGATGTTGAAGGCGAAGCGAACGCTACTCTGGTTGTGAACAAACTGCGCGGCACATTCACTTGCGTAGCGGTTAAAGCACCAGGCTTCGGCGACCGTCGTAAAGCGATGCTGCAAGATATCGCTGCTCTGACTGGTGGTCAAGTGATCACTGAGGAACTGGGCCTTGAACTGAAATCGACTACGGTTGAGCAACTGGGCTCCGCTCGTCAAGTACGCGTAACAAAAGAAAACACAATCGTGGTTGACGGCAGCGGCGACGCTTCTGACATCGCGGCTCGTGTAAGCCAAATCCGTACGCAGCTGGAAGAAACAACTTCCGACTTCGACCGTGAGAAGCTGCAAGAGCGTCTGGCTAAATTGTCCGGCGGCGTAGCGGTTATCAAAGTCGGCGCTGCTACTGAAACAGAATTGAAAGAGCGCAAGCTTCGCATCGAAGATGCTCTGAACTCGACTCGCGCAGCGGTTGAGGAAGGTATCGTATCCGGTGGTGGTACTGCTCTAATTAACGTATATAAAGCAGTTGCTGCTGTTAATGCAGAAGGCGACGAGCAAACAGGCGTTAACATCGTTCTTCGTTCCCTTGAAGAGCCGCTTCGCACAATTGCTGCGAACGCTGGCCAAGAAGGTTCGGTTATCGTTGAGCGCTTGAAAAATGAAGAAATCGGCGTAGGCTACAACGCTGCTACTGGAACATGGGTTAACATGTTCGAAGCAGGTATCGTTGACCCTGCCAAAGTTACACGCTCCGCGCTGCAAAACGCAGCTTCCGTTGCAGCTATGTTCCTGACAACTGAAGCGGTTGTTGCTGACAAGCCAGAGCCTAAAGGCGCTGGCGGCGGCATGCCTGACATGGGCGGCATGGGCGGAATGGGCGGCATGATGTAG
- the groES gene encoding co-chaperone GroES, with protein MIRPLGERVLVEAIAKEETTASGIVLPDSAKEKPQEGKVVAVGSGALKDGVRVALEVKEGDRVLFSKYAGTEVKYDGKEYLIMKESDIHAIFE; from the coding sequence ATGATCAGACCTTTGGGTGAACGTGTATTAGTAGAAGCGATCGCGAAAGAAGAAACGACTGCAAGCGGTATCGTTTTGCCAGATTCGGCTAAGGAAAAACCGCAAGAAGGTAAAGTGGTGGCTGTTGGCAGCGGCGCGCTGAAAGACGGAGTTCGCGTAGCGCTTGAAGTTAAAGAAGGCGATCGCGTCCTTTTCTCCAAATATGCGGGAACAGAAGTTAAATACGACGGCAAAGAGTATTTGATTATGAAAGAAAGCGACATTCACGCGATCTTTGAATAG
- a CDS encoding glycoside hydrolase family 88 protein produces MTVQEKMQEQQNWVNEAWDKVNQKIGRTSGRIGSQFPHASVNGVYVLEPAHWWTAGFWPGLLWLLYQDENSRTERYKELAEACELKLDEVIMGYDRLDHDIGFMWTLTSVARYKLLGEDDSRRRALLAANLLCGRFNIQGRYIRAWNPWREGERNDGLAIIDCMMNLPLLYWASRTTEDPRYKHLAMAHADTVLEHFIRPDGSVYHIVEFDPQSGEAAAKHGGQGFAAESAWSRGASWAIYGMALSYAHSGEQRYLDAAKRTAHFFLANLPEDSVPHWDFRLPDGVEPYRDSSAGACAACGLLAIADVVPEVERELYRSAGERILKSLYENYGAWADDGQEEGLVLHGTSHYPERKNLDVPLIYGDYFFTEGLSKLRGYDSFWS; encoded by the coding sequence ATGACCGTGCAGGAAAAGATGCAGGAGCAGCAAAATTGGGTGAATGAAGCTTGGGACAAGGTGAATCAGAAAATCGGACGGACGAGTGGCCGAATCGGCTCGCAATTTCCCCATGCAAGCGTGAACGGGGTTTATGTGCTGGAACCGGCGCATTGGTGGACGGCAGGTTTTTGGCCGGGGCTGCTATGGCTGCTCTATCAAGATGAGAATTCGCGCACGGAGCGCTACAAAGAGCTTGCCGAAGCCTGCGAGCTTAAGCTCGACGAAGTCATCATGGGCTATGACCGGCTCGACCATGATATCGGCTTCATGTGGACGCTGACTAGTGTGGCACGTTATAAGCTGCTTGGGGAGGACGATTCCCGGCGGCGGGCGCTGCTTGCGGCAAACCTGCTGTGCGGCCGCTTTAATATTCAAGGGCGCTATATTCGGGCATGGAACCCTTGGCGGGAAGGCGAGCGCAATGACGGGCTGGCTATTATCGACTGCATGATGAATTTGCCGCTGCTCTACTGGGCTTCGCGCACGACGGAGGACCCGCGCTACAAGCATTTGGCCATGGCGCATGCCGATACGGTGCTGGAGCATTTTATTCGGCCGGATGGCTCGGTTTATCATATCGTAGAGTTTGATCCGCAAAGTGGCGAAGCAGCTGCGAAGCATGGCGGGCAAGGATTTGCAGCCGAATCGGCATGGTCGCGCGGCGCGTCCTGGGCGATTTACGGCATGGCGCTCAGTTACGCCCATAGCGGAGAGCAGCGGTATTTGGATGCGGCTAAGCGCACGGCTCATTTTTTCCTGGCGAATTTGCCGGAGGATTCCGTACCGCATTGGGATTTCCGGTTGCCGGATGGCGTGGAGCCATACCGCGATTCATCAGCGGGCGCTTGCGCGGCCTGCGGTTTGCTCGCCATTGCGGATGTAGTGCCAGAGGTCGAGCGTGAGTTGTATCGCAGTGCGGGCGAGCGGATTTTGAAGTCGCTGTACGAGAACTATGGCGCATGGGCGGACGATGGACAGGAGGAAGGGCTGGTTCTGCATGGCACGAGCCATTACCCGGAACGCAAAAATCTCGACGTCCCGCTCATCTACGGCGATTATTTCTTTACGGAGGGCTTGTCCAAGCTGCGCGGCTACGATAGCTTCTGGTCGTAA